In the Ctenopharyngodon idella isolate HZGC_01 chromosome 21, HZGC01, whole genome shotgun sequence genome, ttttgaaatgtatgttGTTTAATTACCAGTTGAGCTGATGAGATTAGATATAATGCACAAGAGTAAAAATGATGCACACATTagtatataatacaataaatattgttaatacaaaaatgttttgaaacgcATTTGACTGTAGAGGAAGTTACATACAAGACTGAGGATCTTCCGGACGACAGGTGGCGGTAGAGTTTTTCTTGACCCGGTTGAATCCGTCCTGCGGATCGCAGAGGAACAGCAAGGATGCAGCGTGACAAAACCGGAAGCTCCGCCGGCGGGGATAAGTacgaacattttaataattttatatcttttatcagtaatttaaaatattaaaacatcacTTTTGTTTATCATGAACATTTCAAGCACCCAGGTGtactgtttaaatatatttagtctTTTAAACGAGGCTGTAAAGCTGATATTTCTGTGTGTGGGTCTGGTTTTGTGTCTTTGTCCGGGCCGAATGAGCGACATGAAATCACTCACACAACCAAAACAGCCTCTTAAAAGACTAAATATggtgtttattaaaatacaatgcTGCCAAAATGCGTCTGTAAgagtattataattataattatctcAATGTAAGAACGCCAGAAGTCAATGAGAGCTCCTCCTCTTGTGTTTGTGTTAGGCCGGACAGAGAGACGGCCATCATGTCTAAATACTATGATGGGGTCGAGTTTCCCTTCTGTGATGAGTTCTCTAAATATGAGAAGCTGGCGAAGATCGGCCAGGGAACTTTCGGGTGAGTATTTGATGCTTGTGTGAgtaaatataacattatataccTTAATGTTTATAACTGCTATAATCCACTGTCAGGAAAACAGTGGCTGATATAATGACCATGTGGGTCATTTTCATTAAACCTCATGCTATATGTGATTTCTCACTGGATTATCGGTGAGGTTTAGTGATTCTCTGATGTGTTTTCTCTCTGAAGGGAGGTGTTCAAGGCCAAACACAGACAGACGGGGAAGAAGGTGGCTTTGAAAAAAGTACTTATGGAGAATGAGAAAGAAGGGGTGAGAATATGCAGCTCCATCCTACATAAATCAAGTTGTTCTGTTGATTTAATATGCAGATGTCATCCTGCATTTTGTTCTATGAGGGTTTGTGCTTTCCTTCTCAGTTTCCCATCACGGCTCTGAGGGAGATCAAGATCTTACAGCTGCTGAAACATGAGAATGTGGTGAACCTCATTGAGATCTGCAGAACAAAAGGTGAAgatttgtgtttatgtaaatgtggCATTATACACCTTATTCCTACACCCCGTGATGCTTTGCGTGAATTATGGGTGtcacttccgttaagctgtaaacaatcagtgaaaGGCTCTCTCTGTTAACACAATAATATgttgagatgacattattctactcacccttccaccatcaaacattaaaaggacatttaaaagtgtaaaagcatcaacaaggtactttcaacaggccatgaaaaagcgcgattctttccacagcaataatggacgggttaaatatcactgtagtaatatatatctgtattatgcaACATATGTtgccttaatcaaaaatgttcattaacttcagcattgcgtcatactatttcaaagtgatttccatcattttgacagataataaattgtatttaactgtgaaaacaaacctgaaaAGGGATGTGAGGATTTGAGGAGGAAAaacgtgcattccagtgaattattaatgggatttATCATAAATTATACCGGGAGAACAAACCACAAGTGTGCAGTGTATGTTGTCCTTTTCATACTAATACAGCAGTAATCATAAGGAAaagaaagcagcgactgaaaagagctcttgccatagatattcttgttataacgtCATGTTAAAATACCAACTGTTATGTTATTCtaatgatgtctgaaaataaaacatgaaggaaaattgacagctcattcgtcaaactgacggataagctttatttgtagggcaaccttatgatttgatttgattcgaTAATGCCAGTAACAGTTTATTCTGcttgtctctttctctccagCCACCCAGTTTAACCGTTATAAGGGCAGCATCTATCTGGTGTTTGATTTCTGTGAGCATGACCTCGCTGGACTGCTGAGCAACGCTAATGTTAAATTCACCCTGGCTGAGATTAAGAAGGTCATGCAGATGCTGCTGAACGGGCTTTACTACATACACAGAAACAAGGTGAGACATGGCAGTATTCCCACATtacctgaggtaaatgtaacttaaaggattagttcacccaaaaatgaaatttctgtcattaattactcaccctcatttcgtcccaaacttgtaagaccttcgtttgtctttagaacacaaattaagatatttttgatgaaatccgagggtatccgATCCACACAGTCAGCCacaacattgcaccttttgaagtccagaaaggtattaaagacattgatagtcaacgtgactacagtggttcaaccttaatgttatgaagcgacgagaatactttttgtgcacaaaaacaaaaataacaactttattcatcaaattcgtctgtcccctgtcataccGCTACGCTATTTTAGTTGTAGAGCTTCAGTgcttacgtccgaatgccggctcagtattagCCGGCTCTGGTCACGTGTGTGTGATGccgatgcaggagccggccaataatgagttattaatggctgaattttcatttttgggtgaactaaccctttaatattgtaGGAAACAGGCACAGGGTTATCACCACAATGTTTATAGGCTCAGACTGAagtgttctgtgtgtttgtgtcagatCCTCCACAGAGACATGAAGGCTGCTAATGTTCTGATCACCAGAGATGGTGTTCTGAAGCTGGCTGATTTTGGTTTGGCCAGAGCATTTAGTTTGGCCAAGAACAGTCAGGGGAACCGCTACACAAACCGGGTCGTCACACTGTGGTACCGACCACCTGAACTACTGCTGGGTGAGTGAAGAGAAACCCTGTTGAGATTCATTTTGATACATTCTTGTATTACACTTTTTCTCAATGATAAATGGAAACCAGATCCTGTTGACAAAAATATGATGAGAAAAAGATAATACCTGCTCACTGAGAATTTTTTATGTATAAGAACAATGTAGAAAGAATTGATTCATAGATCCTTTGAACACATGCATTAAAATTTTATCAATATCACCTGGCTgaagcactctctctctctgactgtCTTTGTCACATACTCATTTGCATGTATGTAAGAAAAAAAGGGGGCTGCCAGGAAATTAGAGGGCTGAGGGCTGACAGAGAACTGACAGGAAATTTGAGGGCTGACAGAGAACTGACAGGAAATTATATCACTTAGTAAGATTATCATATCTGCTGTTTCGTTTCTTGAATTGAACAGAATTGAAACggtttgttttccttttttgtgGGATTAGGTTGATGGTTTCTCACTTTGTGTATttcttgaaaatatatatatatatataaatatataatttttttttttttttttaaatataggtGAGAGAGACTACGGGCCTCCTATAGATCTGTGGGGTGGAGGGTGTATCATGGCGGAAATGTGGACCAGAAGCCCTATCATGCAGGGCAACACAGAACAACACCAGCTCACCCTCATTAGCCAGCTATGTGGCTCTATTACTCCtgaggtaacacacacacaacattacAGATCCATTAACATCTCTTGTGGGAGATCAGATCACAAATAGTCAACTGAGAAtgattactattaatattaatattagcaTGTTTCAAATGTGTCTGAAGTGTCCATTTGTGTCTGGGCTGTTATGTATAAAACCACTCAGAGTAAAATTTTAGTCTTGAATGTCAAAATTGTAAGAATTCCctttttttttgagaataaGACACTTGAGATTAAGTGTGATTCTTAAAGGTCCATGAGTGTTAAGACTTGGTCTCAACtccttaaagtgcccctattatgctatttgaaaggttacaacaggtttacatgcatcaaaggtcaaaaaacactttcattttctcataatatacatttcgCAGCACCGCATATTTCAAACGACTCGTCAGATGCTTCAGTCTCTATAAATACTTCCTTTCCgtgagcctgctctgctctgattggccagacggcccagtctgttgtgattggtctaccgcttagaGCGCAAGTCGGAAACAAATGCCCATTACCATAACTGATTCAGCGATTGTACACACCATAAAGACAATAATGTTGGagtcaattttattatatcAATCTGAGTGTGAGTCCGATGATGAAATATAagaagaactagttattcaacctGAACCTCCATCCCACGAACGACCTGAGCAGGACTTTTCTCAGTGATACACTGCTCAGTTTGACATTCATCATGAGATGTTGCATCTGTAATTCCTcaccatcagcattaacaagtaTGTCCATCAACAATCCGATGTGtacatttctaatttattgtggTGCACGTGATTATTAACAGTAACAATAACAGTGCTAACATTTTAGCCAAGCAATAATGTGAAagactgatgtaacattaatgtttgtaaaacaagtcttgctccatcctttatcattactcaaagTAGTAAGAACGACAGACATTCTATATTAATCGACACATTTCTAGACAATAGCGGGCCCACAGCTGATTAGCAGAAGTATAACGTGAGTTATCCAGAGACCTACAGCTGCACTGAGTATATACACAACACACAAAACTACATATTTTGCACGCTCGACAGAACATTAAAgcaacaattattaatcatacttataGGTCAGGTTGTGATTTGGAGGAGCGAGCTGGTCCAAACAAACTGGGCACTGACCCATCTTTCAAGGACAACCGTTTTACAAATCCCGCGTTGAACTCGCAGAGATTGGAAAAGCAGTCGTCAGTgaaatgacgggaacacagcaaaagtttgggattatactgctgtggtattatagtaaagatgaattttaaccactgattcttcCCAGCCTCATCATTTGGAAgtgaaaataaactgaatttcTTTCACAGCACAGGGAACAGCGTCTTGTCGACATGCTATCCACATAAACAAGCTAGAGTGTTTGAGGGGGGGTTTGGGATGTCCACGCAGAATGTAGGCGGGCATTATGCAAGTGTATTAACTTGGGACTTGTGAACTTCACGGAAATGGGAACAACTCGTTTAAGAGGTTTAGGATCGACTCTTTCTTtcgagagacaataactttatttatgatGCACTTTCAGCTTTACAAGTTTGCAGATGgtttacatacacacacacagctacattacacactgcatgaaaggtaattttcaaaaatccataataggggcactttaattacGTATCCTAACCAAGTTAAGAGTTGCGGGATGGCTGTATTACATGCTCAGATGACCAAACACACTTTTCACAACAGAAGAATGTGTTTTTGGACACTGAAGTCAAAgattaaaaataatcttaaagtaatccaaaaattatttttttttcttaagttctaattttatttcttaataGTTTTCAAGTCTCCCCCAAAGCTTCATTCACACTGTCTGATGGTCTGGCCACTTGAATATTtctttgcttattttttttatttattttttttatataaaatgagtacaaaaagcataaatataaaacttgaattcatgttaattatgtatttatttgccTATTTTTATCATTTCTCTCAGGTTTGGCCCGGTGTGGATAAGAAGTATGAACTCTATCAAAAGATGGAGCTTCCTAAAGGTCAGAAGCGGAAGGTGAAGGACAGACTCAAGGCTTACGTGAAAGACCCGTACGCTCTGGATCTCATCGATAAACTGCTGGTTCTGGATCCGGCTCAGAGAATAGACAGCGACGACGCTCTCAACCACGACTTCTTCTGGTCCGACCCCATGCCCTCTGACCTCAAAAACATGCTCTCCACGCACAACACCTCCATGTTTGAGTACCTGGCACCACCACGCAGGAGAGGTCACATGCCCCAacagccagccaatcagaacagaaACCCTGCCACCACTAGTCAATCAGAGTTCGACAGGGTCTTTTGATTGAATTAGTCACGCTCAGACAGTCTGTGATTGGTCAAGGAGAGAGAGACTTTGGACTGAAACTTTAGTGGTCTCAATTATGAAATATAAGACTTTTCCACATATCTCTTGAGTTATTGCTTCCCCAGAGTTTTGTGTTGGACATCTATGAAGTATGCAGACACCATTCCTGATGTTTAGTGTTTGCTCTCACAGaaactttattaatattacaaaaaatgcTGAATACTGATTGAGGATGAGATGAGCTCAATTGATATGACTTGATGCTTTACTACCAGAGCTGATCCAGGAACAGCTTCAGCACTCTGAGATAGTAGTGACTTATTGTGCTGCCAGTGCATTGTGGGAGAGAAAAAAGTGTACTTAGTGTTTTCATGATCAGGTTTCTGTTTTCATGCACAGATTCAGTCTAGTGTTGGATGTAAATCTGATAAGATGATTTTGTATTGAAAAGCTTTACTGCTTTTTGTGTTGGAGATTGtttgacatttatttaaacCCCTGACTTCTCTGTTCAgattttattgttaatttacgttcttgttatttttaaagaatgtttttatttgtaagaTCATGTGTTTGGGTTCTTGGTGTTTAAGTTACTTGTAAGTATAATACACCAATAAAACCTTCACATTTCCCACCATTCATTTGTCTTACTTGGGTCATGAAGATGGTAATGCTAGAAGTACTGACAAGTCTGGTGTTCTTTTTGGTATTTCTTGTTATCATAACTGAGCTGATAACTGTCCTTGAAAGAAAGATGGTTATAAAGAAACTCAATCAGGGCCAGTTTGTGGAGTAAATTTCTGAAAGTGTGCCCcactggttaaaaaaaatgaccataAACAAAAAGATACTTTACATAGTTTTAATTAATCTGAACTCATAAAAGTTGCAAGtacaataatgcaaaaaaaaaaaaacctttttaacactttttccAAGTATACACACGTGACAGACAAATATGTCAGGTGATGTAGTGACGTAATGAATAACTGAATCGCTTTTTGATCCAGTTCTGTTTGGAATGTTCGAAGAATGGAATTTCTCAAAGCTGTTCGGGACGCAGCAGCACAGATCTCATCGAGCTGATAAAAGACTAAAGATGTTACGGATCACCATTTCCCTCTACCGCTAAAAGTCACTTAAAAAGACTTTAAAAAGAAGAGATTGGCAGCAAAATACAAACATCTAAAATAATAGCAATGCAAATTGACAAATCGATAATGACCGCTGCTAACAGGACCTGTATTGTACATGCATCCACTAACTAACGATTATCccaaatataatcataatattgtCATATCTTACAGGTGAAAGGTGATCCCACGGGCTCTCGTTTTGAGACTACGGCGATTGGAACATAGGCTGCACAAAAGTCTGGCATCTTCTCCTATAAAGCCAGCAATTTCCAGTATCAtaatgtaagatgtttttaacaaaCCAAACCGATTGGAAATCATGTGCAACTTAAGTTATATTGAAAAGAAAGCAATTCTGCCTCTCCCACTGATGTAAAATTGCTgggtcaattttaggcttcagaagggtgctcatgAGCGCCCCCTTCGcggccgatatgcgccctcgatgcgcacttttgtTGATCCTGCACAGGTGCGAGCTCCGCAGCAGACTTCTTCTCGACAGTCAAAGTGGTGTGTCATGAAAGTGCTGATTTGTAGGAAGACcgcgagtgtttagggtgccatttgtgATTCAGCCTTTCTCGTCTAGAAACCTGACGCACGTATACATTTCCATCCCCTTCGCatctgtcacaataatttaaatgtatgcaggCGCccctgtatatgtgtgtatgtgtgtgtgtgtgtgtgtgtgtgtctgtctgtttaaGAACAGACAGCAACATGGAAACGCGTGTTACAACCCGCcttctttttcttgtttgagtGAAACACGAGCACTCCGCCAGAGCACTAGGTTGGATCTATATGTCACTTATTCCACCACGGCCATTCAACCGCTTTTGCGTGCAGGACTTTATTAAATATCAAGCTACAGACTATAATTAGGCATAATCACAATAAGTGTTTTCATTGAATGAATTCCAATTTTGGCGCGAGTCTTTTTTTTTAGCGCGGAGTATTACGGGAGTACATcgccctttaaaaataaaaaagtctcTCTTCTTTGCCAACACGTGCATTGCCAGCCTCTGTTTGTGTGGGCTCTGACATGCTGCAAAGAGGGTCAGACTGACCGccgttttctttttttgccatAGTGTTTGGAAAAAAGGTAAGACGTgacttttttgttctttttctgcATGTCAGTCTAATGTTACCGTTACTCTCTTATATTCTCAGAAAGTGCATTACGCGTTAAGAAATCAGTAAACGTGTGTTGCATACATACTGCTTTTTATGCTTCGCAGAAACTTTATATGACTTTTGATCCGCTGATTTTCTTTAATACGCGATTACACATGGCATAATTGCATgtctattcattcattcacacgTCAGTTTACCTGCATTTTGTACAGTATTCATAAGTATCTGCCtcattctatttaaaaataatgctgTTAAGAGTTTAATACAGGGTTCCCACACGCCTTGAAAGTACTTGGATTTCAGACACATGAATTCAAGGCCTGGAAAGTAGCCTACTTAAAACAAATATTGGTCCTTGAAAGTGCTTGAATAGGAGGGAGTTTAGACATTTGAGCTGTGACACTTGCAGTGTCCGAATTGAACACTCTTATAGGTGTGTGCGATTTTGATCGTGGACGATTAAAAGGTCTCCACGATCTACTTTTGAAGAAATATTGTTGTATCGTGCTATAGTGCTTTCTGTCAGTTGCAGTCCTGGCGCCTCTGTCTCAACATACTGTAGTACAAAGCGACATACATTCACATAACATGTTAACACAGCGGTAGAGTTCTTGAGACAGCGCAgtataatctgaaaaccacgcccaccggggGTTACAACAATCCAACCATTGACTTTGTATATGCCTATTTCACACTTCCGGGTTTTTCCGCTTTTCCGCGGCTGTGTATTATCGCGCTTTTAGCcataagatgttttgtgaatacagccCCAGATATGCAgggaagcttttttttttttacttttctacATAGAACTTGGAAACTTGTTTCAGttaaaacactttatttgtgtGTCTCACTAGCTGCTTTTACATGAGCAacttttgtttgatttaatCCCGAATAATTCCAATTTATGACCTGTGATTAATCAGTAAGCTATCTAAGATCAGCATCTATAAAATGTGTGTTATATTTTAAGCATTTGAATTGTCACATGCATGCAAAATTAGGAAACGTGAATGTAAACTAACTGATTCCTGAGAAGTGGGACAAAACGgtgcaatattaaaaaaaaaaaaaaaaccttatatTCAGACAAATTAAACTACATTTATGTATCTTATGTACTAAGCTACTGAGCTATACTTTGATACAACCTCCCAACtatcatgaacacacacacatatatataatatttataaagatTTCCGTCTGTGTTTCTTAAATTGGACTGTGTAATATAACTTTAACTTTATCTTTAAACAGCAATCaagatgtttttaacatttcaaaacacattCTCATGTTAGCAGACAGATTATATTTTCACATATGGCCAACAATTCCTCAACAAATATAAAATCATAatgaaatatcaaaatattCATCTGACAGAGGTGACATAGACCTGACAGAGTTGACGCATCTGATGGTGTTGACGAAAACCTGATTTTGTAGTCATTTTAACTATCAAATACATTTGAATCAATCAATTTCTgtattaaaacaaacacaacaaacagtgagtatattaacaaaacaaaaataacgtctttattcaaaaatatccaTAGATCCTGGAAGCGcagaacgtaaacagcgtaggagaatgacacagaagaaaggatatttgtgaataaagtcattaattttgttttgtttttgcgcacaaaaagtattctcgtcacttcataaaatttaaggttgaaccactgtagtcacgtcgactgttttaacaatgtctttagtacctttccggaccttgaaagtggggttaaattgctgtcaatTGAGGAGAAcgagagctcttggatttcatcaaaaaatatcttaaagggttagttcacccaaacatgaaaattctgtcatttattactcaccctcaggtcggtccacacccgtaagacctttgttaatcttcagaaaacaaatgaagatatttttgatgaaatcagagaggtatataggtgctggtcatataattagaatatcatcaaaaagttgatttatttcactaattccattcaaaaagtgaaacttgtatattatattcattcattacacacagactgatatatttcaaatgtttgtttcttttaattttgatgattataactgacaactaaggaaaatcccaaattcagtatctcagaaaattagaatattgtgaaaaggttcaatattgaagacacctggtgccacactctaatcagctaattaactcaaaacacctgcaaaggcctacacaatcatgggaaagactgctgacttgacagttgtccaaaagacgaccattgacaccttgcacaaggagggcaagacacaaaaggtcattgcaaaagaggctggctgttcacagagctctgtgtccaagcacattaatagagaggcgaagggaaggaaaagatgtggtagaaaaaagtgtacaagcaatagggataaccgcaccctggagaggattgtgaaacaaaacccattcaaaaatgtgggggagattcacaaagagtggactgcagctggagtcagtgcttcaagaaccactacgcacagacgtatgcaagacatggctTTCAGCTGTTGCATTCTTTGTGTCAGGAatttttagagcacttcatgcttcctgctgctgaccaattttatggagatgcagatttcattttccaacaggacttgcacctgcacacagtgccaaagctaccagtacctggtttaaggaccatggtatccctgttcttaattggccagcaaactcgcctgaccttaaccccatagaaaatctatggggtattgtgaagaggaagatgcgatatgccagacccaacaatgcagaagagctgaaggccactatcagagcaacctgggctcttataacacctgagcagtgccacagactgatcaactccatgccacgccgcattgctgcagtaattcaggcaaaaggagcaccaactaagtattgagtgcggtacatgctcatacttttcatgttcatacttttcagttggccaagatttctaaaaatcctttctttgtattggtcttaagtaatattctaattttctgagatactgaatttgggattttccttagttgtcagttataatcatcaaaattaaaagaaataaacatttgaaatatatccgtctgtgtgtaatgaatgaatataatatacaagtttcactttttgaatggaattagtgaaataaatcaactttttgataatattctaattatatgaccagcacctatATTACTCGTCCataaacagcaatttaaccaccactttcgaggtccagaaaggtactaaagatattgttaaaacagtcgacgtgactacagtggttcaaccttaaggGTGATATTATGACTTAACCTGTGATATAAGATTTCACCCCTCCCACTATCAACATGCTCGTCAGAAGGCTACACTTCTTGTATTTCGGGcacaccacaaggtgtcactgtggcctTAACGCTTCGCCCTCGCCTACTCTGAGCTCGATTGCTATGTCTGAGGTAAACCACGCCCTCCTCATTACCTAcggacaaagaaatgtagaaatacataaatgtgaaaataaataaatgtagaaatgaacaaatatgaaaaatacataaataaataaataaatgtggaaataaataaaagtcgaaatgaataaatgtataaacaaaagaagaaaaaataaatgtggaaaaaaaaaaaatatataaataaggaaatgtgtatttttttttttttttttcttttctttgttttatttatttatttttgcttttttattttctttttattttaaatgtttttaaaatgtatttatttaaaatgttattttaacaaaaaagtcattaaatgtgttacatttattaaatcaaattGATGTATTGGCACaataataagtaaaataaatgaaacataaattaaaaaaaaaaatctgtaaactgTGCATTATACCACAGTCTTTTAAATTGTGAGGTTCATGTGGcttttatttatgaattataatATTCTGGTGGCACTCATTAATTTCTGATAATGACATATGATTTTATCTGTTATATATTATCTTTTAGATATAATCTATTACTATTAATACTTGGTGGGAAGAAAAAAATGCCTAGCAAACCACAGTTGGATCACCAGAAAAGCAAGAACAAGAAGATGAAGagcaaagaagaagaaaagctGAGAGAAACAAACACAGTGAAACCTGTTAGATGCAAGAGCATGGACCCTCTGATTATAGATTGTAAGTATTGTATTACATGAACTTTCACTGTCCTGATGAGCAAATGACAAACCCTTTTATCATAATCACTATTGACTATGAACTGTATGTGGTGATAACCCTTTTTTATATCTCCAGTTTCTTGTGATGAAGCTGTTGAGTCTCATTCTGGTGAAGCAGAGAAGATCCAGGATGAGGTGAGTATATATTACTGACAGTTATGATATAAACTGATCATGATACTCAAGAATGTATTTTAGTGCGGACTAATATTACTGAATTAATATTTCTGTTCTGCTGTTTTAGAAAACAACAGGACCATGAACATCATGTGAACTTCCATCTGTTGGATATTTAACAGTTAGAGTCTTCCATGGCTGCACATTTGGATCTGCACTTGCATACAGCGATATGTTGTCTGCCGTTTGCAGATTCCTGgcaaacaagaagacaatataagttataaccgtaattaaagtAAACTATACCCGttttctatctccatgcagtatatattcgcagtttctggaaaaaaaaaaaaaaaaagtgacaattttaacatgctataaaaaattatctgtggggtattttgagctaaaacttcacatacacactctggggacatcagagacttattttacatcttgtaaaaagggtcataataggtcccctttaagtgtgTTGGAgaagttgatgaatgtttaattatcaaaaaaaggaGCATTACTCTTTTCCTTCCTtcttaaagtatttattatactttattgcttgttaaactgttttcattttctgagaaccaATTATAACTGACCCTTTTCTGCATTTATGgcactttatttttcaaaacaatgtcAAACATTTTCGTTTTTGTCTGAGAACCAAAAAATTGTCTGCTGTAAAACCTTACATCATATGAAACTGAAGCAGTTTTCCTGTCATTTGTCTTTGTTCGTCTCAGTTGTTGGGGTTGATCAGAGGTAACACTTTCTGATCATttgttattt is a window encoding:
- the cdk9 gene encoding cyclin-dependent kinase 9, which codes for MQRDKTGSSAGGDKPDRETAIMSKYYDGVEFPFCDEFSKYEKLAKIGQGTFGEVFKAKHRQTGKKVALKKVLMENEKEGFPITALREIKILQLLKHENVVNLIEICRTKATQFNRYKGSIYLVFDFCEHDLAGLLSNANVKFTLAEIKKVMQMLLNGLYYIHRNKILHRDMKAANVLITRDGVLKLADFGLARAFSLAKNSQGNRYTNRVVTLWYRPPELLLGERDYGPPIDLWGGGCIMAEMWTRSPIMQGNTEQHQLTLISQLCGSITPEVWPGVDKKYELYQKMELPKGQKRKVKDRLKAYVKDPYALDLIDKLLVLDPAQRIDSDDALNHDFFWSDPMPSDLKNMLSTHNTSMFEYLAPPRRRGHMPQQPANQNRNPATTSQSEFDRVF